From the Rhodoferax mekongensis genome, one window contains:
- a CDS encoding nucleoside-diphosphate sugar epimerase, whose amino-acid sequence MVVAEAASAALDARVAVVAGATGLVGRAVLAALLADNYTSAVHSLGRRTLPLTHTKLTQHIVDFAALPELSHIDDVFICLGTTIKVAGSQAAFRAVDYDAVMAVAQMGRAQGATKLGVVSAMGADAKSGVFYNRVKGDVEDAIAQLGYTSVSIVRPSLLVGDRGPLNQPERSGERIGLVVSKLLKPLIPANYLPVQAEDVAAGLVQAVKAGKPGVQRILSGALQGAAARAAAA is encoded by the coding sequence ATGGTGGTGGCGGAGGCGGCTTCGGCGGCGCTGGACGCCCGGGTGGCGGTGGTCGCGGGGGCAACGGGCCTCGTGGGCCGCGCGGTCCTGGCGGCTCTTCTAGCCGATAACTACACCAGCGCGGTACACAGTCTGGGGCGGCGCACGCTGCCCTTGACCCACACGAAGCTGACCCAACACATCGTCGACTTTGCGGCGCTCCCGGAGCTGTCGCACATCGACGATGTTTTTATTTGTCTGGGCACGACCATCAAGGTGGCCGGCAGCCAGGCTGCGTTCCGCGCGGTGGACTATGACGCCGTTATGGCTGTAGCGCAGATGGGACGCGCGCAAGGCGCTACTAAATTAGGAGTAGTCAGCGCCATGGGCGCGGATGCCAAGTCTGGCGTTTTCTACAACCGCGTCAAAGGCGACGTCGAAGATGCGATTGCTCAGTTGGGCTACACCAGTGTCAGCATCGTTCGCCCTTCCCTCTTGGTGGGTGATCGCGGCCCGCTAAACCAACCCGAGCGATCCGGCGAACGTATCGGCCTGGTGGTCAGCAAACTGCTCAAGCCACTCATTCCTGCCAACTACCTGCCCGTGCAAGCCGAAGACGTGGCCGCTGGCTTGGTGCAAGCTGTCAAAGCGGGCAAGCCCGGCGTGCAGCGCATTTTGTCGGGTGCCTTGCAGGGCGCGGCAGCCCGCGCCGCTGCGGCTTAG
- the gloA gene encoding lactoylglutathione lyase — protein MQFLHTMLRVGNLQRSIDFYTQVLGMQLLRTSENPEYKYSLAFLGFDGGNPGQAEIELTYNWGVESYELGTAYGHIALGVPDAYAAVEKIKAAGGNVTREAGPVKGGSTVIAFVTDPDGYKIELIQKAPKEAGVGLR, from the coding sequence ATGCAATTCCTCCACACCATGCTGCGCGTTGGCAACCTTCAACGCTCCATCGATTTCTACACCCAAGTACTAGGCATGCAATTGCTGCGCACCTCGGAAAACCCGGAATACAAATACAGCCTCGCCTTCCTCGGATTTGATGGAGGCAACCCCGGTCAGGCCGAGATCGAGCTCACCTACAACTGGGGAGTGGAAAGCTACGAACTGGGCACCGCCTACGGGCACATCGCCCTGGGCGTGCCGGATGCCTACGCCGCCGTCGAAAAAATCAAAGCCGCCGGCGGCAACGTGACCCGCGAGGCTGGCCCCGTCAAAGGCGGCAGTACCGTGATCGCGTTTGTGACCGATCCGGACGGCTACAAGATCGAACTGATCCAGAAGGCACCGAAAGAAGCAGGTGTAGGCCTGCGTTAA
- a CDS encoding SRPBCC domain-containing protein codes for METIEQRSDIRSFFIAATPGQVFGAMSDPDRVARWWGPDGFSSTMYTFDFQSGGSWVLTMHAPDGTDYPNESRFTRIVPDALWEIEHLNGHHFTLTLELNPSGEGTEVCWRQTFDTVEHYQALATFVAAANQQNLERLAVEVLR; via the coding sequence ATGGAAACCATCGAACAACGCTCGGACATCCGGAGTTTCTTCATCGCCGCCACTCCTGGGCAGGTGTTCGGCGCCATGAGCGACCCTGATCGGGTGGCACGTTGGTGGGGGCCGGATGGCTTCAGCAGCACGATGTACACGTTTGATTTCCAGTCCGGGGGCAGCTGGGTGCTGACCATGCATGCGCCGGACGGGACGGATTATCCGAATGAGAGCCGGTTTACCAGGATCGTGCCGGATGCTTTGTGGGAGATAGAGCACTTGAACGGCCACCATTTCACATTGACGCTGGAGCTCAATCCCTCAGGTGAAGGTACCGAAGTGTGTTGGCGGCAGACCTTTGACACCGTGGAGCATTACCAGGCTCTGGCCACCTTTGTGGCTGCGGCCAACCAGCAAAATCTGGAGCGATTGGCCGTCGAGGTACTGCGTTAA
- a CDS encoding VOC family protein: MTPKNTMCIWYDDGALEAAEFYAKTFPNSAVGAVHLAPGDYPMGKAGNVLTVEFTVMGIPCLGLNGGPMFKHTEAFSFQVATDDQEETDRLWNAIVDNGGQASQCGWCKDKWGLSWQITPRALTEAMASPDRAAAKRVFDAMMEMGKIDIAKIEAARRG; encoded by the coding sequence ATGACCCCCAAGAACACGATGTGTATCTGGTACGACGACGGCGCTCTGGAGGCTGCCGAGTTCTATGCAAAGACCTTCCCCAATAGCGCTGTGGGCGCTGTGCATCTGGCGCCGGGCGACTACCCCATGGGCAAGGCGGGCAATGTACTGACGGTGGAGTTCACCGTGATGGGCATTCCGTGCCTGGGGCTCAATGGTGGGCCGATGTTCAAGCACACCGAGGCGTTTTCGTTTCAGGTGGCGACGGACGACCAGGAAGAGACGGACCGTTTGTGGAACGCGATCGTGGACAACGGTGGCCAGGCAAGCCAGTGCGGCTGGTGCAAGGACAAATGGGGCCTGTCGTGGCAGATCACACCGCGTGCGCTGACGGAAGCGATGGCATCCCCGGATCGCGCTGCAGCCAAGCGCGTGTTTGACGCCATGATGGAAATGGGAAAAATCGACATCGCCAAAATTGAAGCCGCCCGCCGCGGATAA
- a CDS encoding dihydrofolate reductase family protein → MSRLRVESFTISLDGYGAGPDQDLAHPLGVGGTALHGWAMSTRTFQTKLFGNAQGGVTGIDDDFAQRGFRNMGAWILGRNMFGPVRGPWPDESWRGWWGENPVYHVPVFVLTHHARPPLVMEGGTTFHFVTEGPLVALERARAAAGGKDVRLGGGVNTIQQYLRLRLIDEMHIAISPVLLGAGERLFEGINLPALGYICTRHESTPLATHIVLTRR, encoded by the coding sequence ATGTCCAGACTTCGCGTAGAAAGCTTCACCATATCGCTGGACGGCTATGGTGCCGGCCCTGACCAAGACTTGGCCCATCCGCTTGGTGTGGGCGGCACGGCGTTGCATGGTTGGGCGATGTCCACACGTACGTTTCAAACCAAACTTTTTGGCAATGCGCAAGGCGGTGTAACAGGCATTGACGACGACTTCGCCCAGCGCGGTTTCCGCAACATGGGTGCCTGGATTTTGGGGCGCAATATGTTCGGTCCGGTGCGCGGGCCCTGGCCGGACGAGAGTTGGCGCGGCTGGTGGGGGGAGAACCCGGTGTACCACGTGCCGGTGTTTGTGCTGACCCACCATGCGCGCCCGCCGTTGGTCATGGAGGGTGGTACCACCTTCCATTTCGTGACCGAAGGTCCTTTGGTCGCGCTGGAGCGCGCCCGAGCGGCGGCCGGGGGCAAGGATGTTCGGCTGGGCGGCGGCGTGAACACCATCCAGCAGTACTTGCGATTGCGGCTCATCGACGAAATGCACATCGCCATCTCGCCGGTGTTGCTGGGCGCGGGGGAGCGCCTGTTTGAAGGCATCAACCTGCCGGCATTGGGTTACATCTGCACCCGGCACGAGAGTACACCTCTGGCCACGCACATCGTGTTGACTCGGCGGTAA